One window of the Anguilla rostrata isolate EN2019 chromosome 13, ASM1855537v3, whole genome shotgun sequence genome contains the following:
- the ppp4r2b gene encoding serine/threonine-protein phosphatase 4 regulatory subunit 2-B isoform X2 gives MKSGNCGTLDFDKKGKKDVCPVLDQFLCHVAKTGETMIQWSQFKSYFLFKLEKVMDDFRASAPEQRGPANPNVECIPFEEMKERILKIVNGYNGIPFTIQRLCELLTEPRRNYTGTDKFLRGVEKNVMVVSCVYPTSEKNGSTTVNRMNGVMFPGNSSTYSDRNVNGPGTPRPLNRPKLSLSSSLATNGLPDSTENKAPATEMGDGSPLSDSSVSEGDGTPGGPLKNKHQEDEDAMEAEQHEVKRLKFDRDEDDEDDDEEEEGGKEAACPAQAESSSEMPEEAESSSDVREEGEKNSEAASSVTSEDQEPSSTQTEPSSGGSREEEEAAEREVSSASAEAAAQEEGGEMDQSQQPAPADSSPSPEAQEGSEAGDPVSSSSSSSSEDSASGEPGSSSSTPESAAEGAAESGTHVADTCEEPMEQD, from the exons ATGAAGTCGGGAAATTGTGGAACGTTGG ATTTCGATAAGAAAGGGAAGAAAGACGTGTGCCCCGTTTTGGACCAGTTTTTGTGCCATGTTGCGAAGACCGGAGAGACGAT GATTCAGTGGTCACAGTTTAAAAGCTATTTCCTCTTCAAACTGGAGAAGGTGATGGATGATTTTCGAGCTTCGGCCCCAGAGCAGAGGGGGCCAGCCAATCCGAACGTCGAGTGCATTCCTTTTGAAGAGATGAAGGAGAGGATACTCAAAATAGTGAATGGCTACAATGG AATCCCTTTCACCATCCAGCGCCTGTGCGAGCTGCTGACGGAGCCCAGGAGGAACTACACGGGGACGGACAAGTTTCTACGGGGGGTGGAGAAG AACGTGATGGTGGTCAGCTGTGTTTACCCCACGTCTGA GAAAAATGGATCCACCACTGTGAACCGGATGAACGGGGTCATGTTTCCCGGGAACTCGTCGACTTATTCAGACAG gaatgTGAACGGGCCAGGCACACCCAGACCACTCAACCGACCaaagctctccctctccagctcgcTGGCCACGAACGGCCTTCCGGACAGTACGGAAAACAAGGCGCCGGCCACAGAGATGGGAGACGGCAGCCCTctcag CGATTCGTCCGTGTCAGAAGGAGACGGCACCCCGGGGGGCCCTCTGAAGAACAAACACCAGGAGGACGAGGACGCCATGGAGGCCGAGCAGCACGAGGTCAAGAGGCTCAAGTTCGACAGAGACGAGGACGACGAGGACGacgacgaggaagaggaaggggggaaggaggcGGCCTGTCCCGCCCAAGCAGAGAGCTCGTCGGAAATGCCCGAGGAGGCGGAGTCTTCCTCCGACGTGCGCGAGGAGGGCGAGAAGAACAGCGAAGCGGCCAGCAGCGTCACGTCTGAAGACCAGG AGCCCTCCAGCACGCAGACGGAGCCCTCCTCAGGAGGCagccgggaggaggaggaggcggcggagAGGGAGGTGTCCTCGGCCtcggcggaggcggcggcgcaggaggagggcggggagaTGGACCAGTCCCAGCAGCCGGCCCCGGCGGACAGCTCTCCCAGCCCCGAGGCTCAGGAGGGGAGCGAGGCGGGAGACCcggtcagcagcagcagcagcagcagcagcgaggACAGCGCGTCCGGAGAGCCCGGCTCCTCCAGCAGTACGCCCGAGTCGGCAGCAGAGGGCGCCGCCGAGAGCGGCACGCACGTCGCGGACACCTGCGAGGAGCCCATGGAGCAAGACTAG
- the ppp4r2b gene encoding serine/threonine-protein phosphatase 4 regulatory subunit 2-B isoform X1 has protein sequence MDRENTTNMEIDTLLEALKDFDKKGKKDVCPVLDQFLCHVAKTGETMIQWSQFKSYFLFKLEKVMDDFRASAPEQRGPANPNVECIPFEEMKERILKIVNGYNGIPFTIQRLCELLTEPRRNYTGTDKFLRGVEKNVMVVSCVYPTSEKNGSTTVNRMNGVMFPGNSSTYSDRNVNGPGTPRPLNRPKLSLSSSLATNGLPDSTENKAPATEMGDGSPLSDSSVSEGDGTPGGPLKNKHQEDEDAMEAEQHEVKRLKFDRDEDDEDDDEEEEGGKEAACPAQAESSSEMPEEAESSSDVREEGEKNSEAASSVTSEDQEPSSTQTEPSSGGSREEEEAAEREVSSASAEAAAQEEGGEMDQSQQPAPADSSPSPEAQEGSEAGDPVSSSSSSSSEDSASGEPGSSSSTPESAAEGAAESGTHVADTCEEPMEQD, from the exons ATGGACAGAGAAAACACCACAAACATGGAAATCGACACGCTTTTGGAGGCTCTGAAAG ATTTCGATAAGAAAGGGAAGAAAGACGTGTGCCCCGTTTTGGACCAGTTTTTGTGCCATGTTGCGAAGACCGGAGAGACGAT GATTCAGTGGTCACAGTTTAAAAGCTATTTCCTCTTCAAACTGGAGAAGGTGATGGATGATTTTCGAGCTTCGGCCCCAGAGCAGAGGGGGCCAGCCAATCCGAACGTCGAGTGCATTCCTTTTGAAGAGATGAAGGAGAGGATACTCAAAATAGTGAATGGCTACAATGG AATCCCTTTCACCATCCAGCGCCTGTGCGAGCTGCTGACGGAGCCCAGGAGGAACTACACGGGGACGGACAAGTTTCTACGGGGGGTGGAGAAG AACGTGATGGTGGTCAGCTGTGTTTACCCCACGTCTGA GAAAAATGGATCCACCACTGTGAACCGGATGAACGGGGTCATGTTTCCCGGGAACTCGTCGACTTATTCAGACAG gaatgTGAACGGGCCAGGCACACCCAGACCACTCAACCGACCaaagctctccctctccagctcgcTGGCCACGAACGGCCTTCCGGACAGTACGGAAAACAAGGCGCCGGCCACAGAGATGGGAGACGGCAGCCCTctcag CGATTCGTCCGTGTCAGAAGGAGACGGCACCCCGGGGGGCCCTCTGAAGAACAAACACCAGGAGGACGAGGACGCCATGGAGGCCGAGCAGCACGAGGTCAAGAGGCTCAAGTTCGACAGAGACGAGGACGACGAGGACGacgacgaggaagaggaaggggggaaggaggcGGCCTGTCCCGCCCAAGCAGAGAGCTCGTCGGAAATGCCCGAGGAGGCGGAGTCTTCCTCCGACGTGCGCGAGGAGGGCGAGAAGAACAGCGAAGCGGCCAGCAGCGTCACGTCTGAAGACCAGG AGCCCTCCAGCACGCAGACGGAGCCCTCCTCAGGAGGCagccgggaggaggaggaggcggcggagAGGGAGGTGTCCTCGGCCtcggcggaggcggcggcgcaggaggagggcggggagaTGGACCAGTCCCAGCAGCCGGCCCCGGCGGACAGCTCTCCCAGCCCCGAGGCTCAGGAGGGGAGCGAGGCGGGAGACCcggtcagcagcagcagcagcagcagcagcgaggACAGCGCGTCCGGAGAGCCCGGCTCCTCCAGCAGTACGCCCGAGTCGGCAGCAGAGGGCGCCGCCGAGAGCGGCACGCACGTCGCGGACACCTGCGAGGAGCCCATGGAGCAAGACTAG
- the pdzrn3b gene encoding E3 ubiquitin-protein ligase PDZRN3-B isoform X5, protein MALTKLPAAATPVDVLEQYLLPEEHSPGHEYFDPSDFLEGMQQDMEREELEYEEVDLYRVNIQDKLGLTVCYRTDDEDETGIYVSEIDPNSIAAKDGRIREGDRIIQINGIEVQNREEAVALLTSEESKNVCLLVARPEIQLDEGWMDDDRNDFLDDLHMDMLEQQHHQAMQFTASMLQQKKREEDGGTTDTATLLSNHLEKDSGVGRTDESTRNDESSEQENLGDDQTTSSNTLGSRRKLAYSQDTLGSADLPFSSESFISADCADADFLGIPADECERFRELLELKCQVQSAGPHGPYCPGAEGDGEGVDKELELLNEELRSIELECLNIVRAHRMQQLREQYRESWMLHNSGFRNYNTSIDARRHELSDITELPEKSDKDSSSAYNTGESCRSTPLTLELSPDNSLRRGDEGGAEGAAAGARLPKPLLSPVQEASPTRPRPKEAEPCLPPDGKEGQPGEASTAGKSSLLPQPRSPYKHAHIPAHAQHYQSYMQLIQQKSAVEYAQSQMSLVSMCRDAVSPGDLEPKMEWKVKIRSDGTRYITKRPVRDKLLKERALRIREERSGMTTDDDAASELKMGRYWSKEERKQHVVRAKEQRQRREFMKQSRIDCLKEQSAATDDKKELNIIELSHKKMMKKRNKKIFDNWMTIQELLTHGTKSPDGTRVYNSLLSVTTV, encoded by the exons aCACTCCCCGGGCCATGAATACTTCGACCCCAGTGACTTCCTGGAGGGCATGCAGCAggacatggagagagaggagctggaaTATGAG GAGGTGGATTTATACAGAGTAAATATCCAGGACAAGCTGGGACTGACAGTTTGTTACAGGACTGACGATGAAGACGAGACTGGGATTTATGTGAGCGAG aTTGATCCAAACAGCATTGCTGCGAAGGACGGCCGGATTAGGGAAGGTGACCGGATCATCCAG aTCAATGGGATCGAGGTTCAGAATCGGGAAGAGGCAGTGGCGTTGCTGACCAGCGAAGAGAGCAAGAATGTCTGCCTGCTCGTGGCTCGGCCGGAGATACAG CTGGATGAGGGATGGATGGACGATGACAGGAACGACTTTCTGGATGACCTCCACATGGACATGCTGGAGCAGCAGCATCACCAGGCCATGCAGTTCACTGCTAGCATGCTGCAGCAG aAGAAGCGGGAAGAAGACGGCGGGACCACAGACACAGCCACCCTCCTGTCCAATCACCTGGAGAAGGACAGCGGGGTGGGCCGGACGGACGAGAGCACGCGCAACGACGAGAGCTCCGAGCAGGAGAACCTGGGCGACGACCAGACCACGTCCTCCAACACGCTGGGCAGCCGCAGGAAGCTGGCGTACAGCCAGGACACGCTGGGCAGCGCCGACCTGCCCTTCAGCAGCGAGTCCTTCATCTCCGCCGACTGCGCCGACGCCGACTTCCTGGGCATCCCCGCCGACGAGTGCGAGCGCTTCCGCGAGCTCCTGGAGCTCAAGTGCCAGGTGCAGAGCGCGGGGCCGCACGGCCCCTACTGCCCGGGCGCCGAGGGCGACGGCGAGGGCGTGGACaaggagctggagctgctgaaCGAGGAGCTGCGCAGCATCGAGCTGGAGTGCCTGAACATCGTGCGGGCGCACCGCATGCAGCAGCTGCGCGAGCAGTACCGCGAGTCCTGGATGCTGCACAACAGCGGCTTCCGCAACTACAACACCAGCATCGACGCGCGGCGCCACGAGCTCTCCGACATCACCGAGCTGCCCGAGAAGTCGGACAAGGACAGCTCCAGCGCCTACAACACGGGCGAGAGCTGCCGGAGCACGCCGCTCACGCTCGAGCTGTCCCCCGACAACTCCCTGCGCCGCGGCGAcgagggcggggccgaggggGCCGCCGCCGGCGCCCGGCTCCCCAAGCCCCTGCTGTCCCCGGTGCAGGAGGCCAGCCCCACGCGGCCGCGCCCAAAAGAGGCGGAGCCCTGCCTGCCGCCGGACGGGAAGGAGGGCCAGCCGGGCGAGGCCAGCACGGCGGGGAAGAGCTCCCTGCTGCCCCAGCCCCGCTCGCCCTACAAGCACGCCCACATCCCCGCCCACGCCCAGCACTACCAGAGCTACATGCAGCTCATCCAGCAGAAGTCGGCGGTGGAGTACGCCCAGAGCCAGATGAGCCTGGTGAGCATGTGCAGGGACGCCGTCTCCCCCGGCGACCTGGAGCCCAAGATGGAGTGGAAGGTGAAGATCCGCAGCGACGGGACGCGCTACATCACCAAGCGCCCGGTCCGGGACAAGCTGCTGAAGGAGCGCGCCCTGCGAATCCGCGAGGAGCGCAGCGGCATGACCACGGACGACGACGCCGCCAGCGAGCTGAAGATGGGCCGCTACTGGAGCAAGGAGGAGCGCAAGCAGCACGTGGTGCGGGCCAAGgagcagcggcagcggcgggaGTTCATGAAGCAGAGCCGCATCGACTGCCTGAAGGAGCAGAGCGCCGCCACCGACGACAAGAAGGAGCTCAACATCATCGAACTCAGCCACAAAaagatgatgaagaagaggaaCAAGAAGATCTTCGACAACTGGATGACCATCCAGGAACTGCTGACGCACGGCACCAAGTCGCCCGACGGAACGCGAGTGTACAACTCCCTCCTGTCCGTCACCACCGTGTag